Proteins found in one Candidatus Neomarinimicrobiota bacterium genomic segment:
- a CDS encoding efflux RND transporter periplasmic adaptor subunit — protein sequence MKKWIIPVVILVIAAIVYFNLKMNKEQAVEVQTEVVKRHTVEEKVSASGRVKPVTQVDISANVAGEIIEMNVKDGQNVRKGQVLAQLDKIRYEAAVFSARATYSSTKVAFEKAKKDLKRAKALFESGNLSQADLDQALAEYGRIQSNLAQAESSLKQAEDNLSKTTIISPIDGTIIQVRKEAGEIALGSQFQADIIMVVADLSKMEVEVDVNENDVVRVSLNDPVDIEIDAIPDTSFKGVVTDIANLAQSTGLGTQEAVTYFTVLVEMLEVPDMMRPGMSATVEILTNKAVNTVAVPIQSVTVRPADKVFTAVKKDSLSDEQVTLEEKDVDEMIEVIFRVDQDTVTAVPVTIGLSSRDLFEIKSGIQAGDEIVIGNHKVLSRELQTGMHVRKSGGEEGKKSGKKR from the coding sequence ATGAAGAAATGGATTATTCCGGTTGTTATTCTGGTTATAGCAGCCATTGTGTATTTCAATTTGAAGATGAACAAAGAGCAGGCGGTTGAAGTGCAGACAGAAGTTGTTAAACGTCATACCGTCGAAGAAAAAGTTTCTGCAAGTGGGCGGGTGAAGCCTGTCACCCAGGTGGATATCAGTGCCAATGTGGCCGGTGAAATTATTGAGATGAATGTGAAAGACGGTCAGAATGTCCGTAAAGGACAGGTATTGGCCCAGTTGGATAAAATTCGTTACGAAGCGGCGGTGTTCAGTGCCCGGGCGACATATTCTTCCACAAAAGTTGCTTTTGAAAAAGCGAAAAAAGATCTTAAACGGGCAAAGGCTTTGTTTGAATCAGGAAATTTGAGTCAGGCTGACCTCGATCAGGCACTGGCGGAATATGGAAGAATTCAGAGTAATCTGGCTCAGGCTGAATCGAGTTTAAAACAGGCCGAAGATAATCTGTCCAAAACAACGATCATTTCCCCCATCGACGGGACCATTATCCAGGTTCGGAAAGAAGCGGGTGAAATTGCCCTGGGCTCCCAGTTCCAGGCTGACATTATCATGGTTGTGGCTGATCTCTCCAAAATGGAAGTGGAAGTGGATGTTAATGAAAATGATGTGGTCAGAGTCTCACTGAATGATCCGGTGGATATTGAAATTGATGCCATTCCCGATACATCTTTTAAAGGGGTGGTTACGGATATTGCCAACCTGGCCCAATCCACCGGACTGGGAACTCAGGAAGCAGTCACTTACTTTACGGTTCTGGTTGAAATGCTGGAAGTGCCGGATATGATGCGTCCCGGTATGAGTGCGACAGTTGAAATTCTTACGAATAAGGCTGTAAATACAGTTGCCGTTCCTATTCAAAGTGTAACAGTGCGGCCTGCCGATAAGGTTTTTACTGCCGTTAAAAAAGATTCCCTGTCTGATGAACAAGTGACACTGGAAGAAAAGGACGTGGATGAAATGATTGAGGTCATCTTCCGGGTGGATCAGGATACGGTTACGGCTGTTCCTGTTACCATCGGACTTAGCAGTCGGGATCTGTTTGAAATTAAATCCGGCATTCAGGCCGGGGATGAAATTGTCATCGGAAACCATAAAGTCCTGAGCCGTGAATTGCAGACTGGAATGCATGTCCGGAAATCAGGGGGTGAAGAAGGCAAAAAATCAGGTAAGAAACGCTAA
- a CDS encoding TolC family protein, which translates to MKVGKIKWIFVCVWVAGWIQAAPLMTLSECREQALKANGDLLQKRLETEKTGLTVKQSYSNLYPSVYGHVSASYSHTDNSIVTTDNSGYTLSGTVSQNVFYPGLFSGLKAAKFSEEVAGLNLQDAISLLEASVIQYYYSILASDELIAVYKENIRFAEENIKRVQSMVELGARTESDLLKVRVQKGQFQSQLLSEEQRNRSLKRELNLLMGQDPAEELRLQPMNSGPSSLPDIQEARRMIKKYNFSLLALKKQIELQKLNVKIKKESYLPTISGDYTYSYRDDDGGAVKSNSLGLSANISLFEGFRRSTEKQKAEIDLKSLQIMYDDAVNDLFARLDELYQSLKTYRELTEIHEVSLESAKRDYQLVTQQVELGSGTILDQLDAQLSVLASESQLVEARYNTKITEAHINQLLGK; encoded by the coding sequence ATGAAGGTAGGCAAGATAAAATGGATATTCGTGTGTGTGTGGGTAGCGGGATGGATTCAGGCTGCACCGCTTATGACATTGAGTGAGTGTCGGGAACAGGCACTCAAAGCAAATGGAGACCTCTTACAGAAACGGCTGGAAACAGAAAAAACCGGGTTGACGGTTAAACAGAGTTACTCTAACCTTTACCCCTCCGTTTACGGGCATGTATCTGCAAGTTATTCCCACACCGATAATTCTATCGTCACAACTGACAACTCGGGATATACACTCTCAGGAACTGTAAGTCAGAATGTATTTTATCCCGGGCTTTTTTCAGGCTTGAAAGCGGCAAAGTTCTCGGAAGAAGTGGCAGGGTTGAATCTGCAGGATGCCATTTCACTTCTGGAAGCATCGGTGATTCAATATTATTACAGCATCCTGGCTTCTGATGAGTTGATAGCCGTCTATAAAGAAAACATTCGCTTTGCTGAAGAAAATATCAAACGGGTTCAGAGTATGGTCGAGCTGGGGGCAAGGACAGAGTCCGATTTGTTGAAGGTCAGGGTTCAGAAAGGCCAGTTTCAAAGCCAGCTTTTATCTGAAGAACAGCGGAACAGAAGTCTGAAGCGTGAGCTTAACCTACTGATGGGACAGGATCCTGCAGAAGAACTGAGACTTCAGCCAATGAATTCGGGACCTTCCAGCCTTCCGGATATTCAGGAAGCCAGGCGCATGATTAAAAAATACAATTTCTCTCTGTTGGCTCTGAAAAAACAGATCGAACTTCAGAAACTCAATGTAAAAATAAAAAAAGAATCTTATTTGCCGACTATTTCAGGGGATTATACCTATTCTTACCGCGATGATGACGGGGGGGCGGTAAAATCCAATTCACTGGGTTTATCGGCTAATATTTCCCTCTTTGAAGGTTTTCGCAGAAGTACGGAAAAGCAAAAAGCCGAAATCGATTTAAAATCTTTGCAAATCATGTATGATGATGCCGTTAACGATTTATTTGCCCGGCTCGATGAGTTGTATCAGTCTCTGAAAACCTATCGTGAGCTGACTGAGATTCATGAGGTTAGTCTGGAATCGGCAAAACGGGATTATCAATTGGTCACACAACAGGTTGAACTGGGCTCCGGAACGATCCTGGATCAGTTAGATGCCCAGTTATCCGTCCTTGCTTCAGAAAGTCAGCTGGTGGAAGCCCGGTATAATACTAAAATAACAGAAGCACACATTAATCAACTTTTAGGGAAATAA
- a CDS encoding YIP1 family protein, producing MVSEKMNPFKRVLNVFANPEKTFTSFGEKITWKDLWLPVLLLVLVSMLTVQLTHPIQVKESRQMITRMDNLTDQQKEAMLQRISTDHVPIQNMILGGITPIIYAFFMAVIYLFVGNFFGGGYAKYMTLLAIALHISMVDVLASIVKIPIMLAQKTMMVHTSLAMFFSDFDLSNIWFRIAMQADVFKIWKWILWIIAFKVIYNYSGKKAFVLTGIIWLLGAVLTVVLQGFSPLA from the coding sequence ATGGTAAGTGAAAAAATGAATCCTTTTAAACGTGTGTTGAATGTCTTTGCCAATCCGGAAAAAACCTTTACATCCTTTGGTGAGAAAATCACATGGAAGGATTTGTGGCTTCCGGTATTATTGCTTGTGCTTGTTTCAATGCTCACGGTACAACTGACACATCCGATTCAGGTAAAGGAAAGCCGTCAGATGATCACCCGGATGGATAACCTGACAGATCAGCAGAAAGAGGCTATGTTGCAGCGGATTTCCACCGATCATGTCCCGATTCAAAATATGATCCTTGGTGGTATCACACCGATTATCTATGCTTTTTTCATGGCAGTAATATATTTATTTGTCGGGAATTTCTTCGGCGGAGGATATGCAAAATATATGACGTTGCTTGCCATAGCCCTTCACATAAGCATGGTGGATGTCCTGGCCAGTATAGTTAAAATTCCCATCATGCTTGCTCAAAAAACAATGATGGTCCATACGAGTCTGGCTATGTTTTTCAGCGATTTTGATTTATCCAATATTTGGTTTCGGATTGCCATGCAGGCCGATGTTTTTAAAATCTGGAAGTGGATACTCTGGATTATTGCCTTTAAGGTGATTTACAACTATTCCGGCAAAAAGGCCTTTGTTCTGACAGGTATCATCTGGCTGCTTGGGGCAGTTCTCACTGTTGTCCTGCAGGGATTCTCACCCCTGGCATAA
- a CDS encoding N-acetylmuramoyl-L-alanine amidase, with protein MIIIHIILRRILKLICCIGLLWACSDNRESPEIIPREAWNARDPVHPRRMEKRRRHHVPFKGICIHYSGFSCNISPHSLQAYQILHLHYPDITYHYIINKKGNVYQGRDMAYFSETPTGADEYIHLCCVSDMKFQKGIWLPEKQAESLRKLIQYLYDLYYIPDKNIFFYDSTGYEDLDFM; from the coding sequence ATGATTATTATACACATCATTTTAAGACGGATCCTTAAGCTTATATGTTGCATCGGTTTGCTCTGGGCGTGTTCAGATAATCGGGAATCGCCGGAAATCATACCAAGGGAAGCATGGAATGCACGTGATCCGGTCCATCCCCGACGGATGGAAAAAAGAAGGCGACACCATGTCCCTTTTAAAGGAATTTGCATACACTACTCCGGCTTTAGTTGTAATATAAGTCCGCATTCACTTCAGGCTTACCAAATCTTACATCTCCATTATCCGGATATAACATATCATTACATTATAAACAAAAAAGGAAATGTTTATCAGGGACGGGATATGGCTTATTTCTCCGAAACCCCGACAGGGGCGGATGAATATATCCACCTGTGTTGTGTTTCCGATATGAAATTTCAAAAAGGTATCTGGTTGCCGGAGAAACAGGCTGAATCTCTCCGTAAATTAATTCAGTATTTATACGATTTATATTATATTCCTGATAAGAATATCTTTTTTTATGACAGTACCGGTTATGAAGATTTGGATTTCATGTAA
- a CDS encoding transglycosylase domain-containing protein, with amino-acid sequence MAFLWEKIRQSLKEYTKKSKYVTGVVLFLIALVAVYIGIWFRRALILKDSSLPELSRLIRKSAYLKEKITCISSLDENWIHLDQLSDTMVLLLLTSEDRRFYEHHGVDFFRILKILFTPNISGTEKPGGSTLTQQLIKTIWGSCDRTIWFKLHEMAGVWIVEWLLSKDEILELYINCVMWSPNSVGLASAGRELFGKEVEELRPDDMILLVAGLPNPEALAEFIKRSKQNRRLLNRIQRLKSEAVSMGISLESRKGNVYE; translated from the coding sequence TTGGCTTTTCTCTGGGAAAAAATACGGCAGTCTTTGAAAGAGTATACTAAGAAATCGAAATATGTAACAGGTGTAGTGCTATTTCTGATTGCTCTGGTTGCTGTCTACATCGGGATATGGTTCCGCAGGGCCCTGATTTTGAAGGACTCCTCCCTGCCTGAATTGAGCCGGTTAATCCGGAAATCGGCCTATCTGAAGGAGAAAATAACCTGTATTTCCTCACTTGATGAGAATTGGATTCACCTGGATCAGCTTTCTGACACGATGGTTCTTCTGTTGCTGACATCAGAGGACCGCCGTTTTTATGAACACCATGGTGTGGATTTTTTCCGGATTCTGAAAATTTTATTTACTCCGAACATTTCCGGGACAGAAAAACCGGGTGGCAGTACTCTGACACAACAATTGATAAAAACTATCTGGGGCTCCTGTGACAGAACGATATGGTTCAAACTCCATGAAATGGCCGGAGTCTGGATTGTTGAATGGCTTTTAAGTAAGGATGAGATTCTTGAACTCTATATCAACTGTGTTATGTGGTCACCAAACAGTGTGGGACTCGCTTCTGCGGGGCGAGAATTGTTTGGTAAAGAAGTTGAAGAATTGCGGCCGGATGACATGATTCTGCTGGTGGCCGGTCTTCCCAATCCTGAAGCTCTGGCGGAATTTATCAAACGGAGCAAACAAAACCGGCGCCTTTTGAATCGTATCCAACGCCTGAAATCAGAAGCCGTTTCCATGGGTATCTCTCTCGAAAGCAGAAAGGGAAATGTTTATGAATAA